A genome region from Sus scrofa isolate TJ Tabasco breed Duroc unplaced genomic scaffold, Sscrofa11.1 Contig1206, whole genome shotgun sequence includes the following:
- the ENTPD2 gene encoding ectonucleoside triphosphate diphosphohydrolase 2 isoform X1 — protein MARKVLPLLLPLLLAAAGLAGLLLLCVPTRDVREPPALKYGIVLDAGSSHTSMFIYKWPADKENDTGIVSQHSSCDVHGGGISSYADNPSSAGQSLVACLDQALRDVPKERHVGTPLYLGATAGMRLLNLTSPEASANVLAAVTRTLAQYPFDCRGARILSGQEEGVFGWVTANYLLENFIKYGWVGRWFRPRSGTLGAMDLGGASTQITFETASPAEDPANEVQLRLYGHHYRVYTQSFLCYGRDQVLRRLLASALQSHGFHPCWPRGYSTHVLLQDVYESPCTAAQRPQTFNSSARVRVSGRSDPALCRGLVSELFNVSSCRFSRCSFNGVFQPPVTGSFIAFSAFFYTVEFLRTGMGLPVATLQQLEAAAVTVCNQSWSELQARAPGRQAHLPHYCAGAMFVQQLLSRGYGFDERAFGGVTFQKKAGDTAVGWALGYMLNLTNLIPADPPGLRKGADFGSWVVLLLLFAAMLLAAVVLLGLQARSSKAPSAI, from the exons tacgGCATCGTCCTGGACGCTGGCTCGTCGCACACGTCCATGTTCATCTACAAGTGGCCGGCAGACAAAGAGAATGACACGGGCATCGTGAGCCAGCACAGCTCCTGTGACGTGCACG GTGGGGGCATCTCGAGCTATGCGGACAACCCCTCCAGTGCCGGCCAGAGTCTGGTGGCATGCCTGGACCAGGCACTTCGGGACGTGCCCAAGGAGAGACATGTGGGCACGCCCCTCTACCTGGGAGCCACGGCGGGCATGCGCCTGCTCAA CCTGACCAGTCCGGAGGCTTCAGCCAACGTCCTCGCGGCCGTGACGCGGACGCTGGCCCAGTACCCCTTCGACTGCCGTGGTGCCCGCATCCTCTCgggccaggaggagggggtgTTTGGCTGGGTGACCGCCAACTACCTGCTGGAGAACTTCATCAAG TACGGCTGGGTGGGCCGGTGGTTCCGGCCAAGGAGCGGGACCCTGGGGGCCATGGACCTGGGGGGCGCCTCCACACAGATCACCTTCGAGACGGCCAGTCCCGCGGAGGATCCCGCCAACGAGGTCCAGCTGCGGCTCTACGGCCACCACTACCGCGTCTACACCCAGAGCTTCCTCTGCTACGGCCGAGACCAGGTCCTCCGGAGGCTGCTGGCCAGTGCACTCCAG AGCCACGGCTTCCACCCCTGCTGGCCGAGGGGCTATTCCACTCACGTGCTGCTCCAGGACGTGTATGAGTCGCCGTGCACCGCAGCCCAGAGGCCCCAGACCTTCAACAGCAGCGCCAGGGTCAGAGTGTCGGGCAGAAGCGACCCCGCCCTGTGCCGCGGCCTCGTCTCCGAGCTCTTCAACGTCTCCTCCTGCCGCTTCTCTCGGTGTTCCTTCAACGGCGTCTTCCAGCCCCCTGTGACTGGGAGCTTTATC GCCTTCTCTGCTTTCTTCTACACGGTGGAGTTCCTGAGAACGGGGATGGGGCTGCCCGTGGCAACCCTGCAGCAGCTAGAGGCGGCCGCAGTCACCGTCTGCAACCAGTCATGGAGTGAG CTGCAGGCTCGAGCGCCAGGCAGGCAGGCCCACCTGCCCCACTACTGCGCCGGGGCCATGTTCGTGCAGCAGCTGCTAAGCCGTGGCTACGGCTTCGACGAACGCGCCTTCGGAGGCGTGACCTTCCAGAAGAAG GCCGGGGACACCGCGGTCGGCTGGGCGCTTGGCTACATGCTGAACCTGACCAACCTGATCCCCGCCGACCCGCCCGGGCTGCGCAAGGGCGCAGACTTCGGCTCCTGGGTcgtcctcctcctgctcttcgCCGCCATGCTCCTGGCCGCGGTCGTCCTTCTGGGGCTCCAGGCGCGCTCTTCTAAGGCGCCGAGCGCCATCTAG
- the ENTPD2 gene encoding ectonucleoside triphosphate diphosphohydrolase 2 isoform X2, with product MARKVLPLLLPLLLAAAGLAGLLLLCVPTRDVREPPALKYGIVLDAGSSHTSMFIYKWPADKENDTGIVSQHSSCDVHGGGISSYADNPSSAGQSLVACLDQALRDVPKERHVGTPLYLGATAGMRLLNLTSPEASANVLAAVTRTLAQYPFDCRGARILSGQEEGVFGWVTANYLLENFIKITFETASPAEDPANEVQLRLYGHHYRVYTQSFLCYGRDQVLRRLLASALQSHGFHPCWPRGYSTHVLLQDVYESPCTAAQRPQTFNSSARVRVSGRSDPALCRGLVSELFNVSSCRFSRCSFNGVFQPPVTGSFIAFSAFFYTVEFLRTGMGLPVATLQQLEAAAVTVCNQSWSELQARAPGRQAHLPHYCAGAMFVQQLLSRGYGFDERAFGGVTFQKKAGDTAVGWALGYMLNLTNLIPADPPGLRKGADFGSWVVLLLLFAAMLLAAVVLLGLQARSSKAPSAI from the exons tacgGCATCGTCCTGGACGCTGGCTCGTCGCACACGTCCATGTTCATCTACAAGTGGCCGGCAGACAAAGAGAATGACACGGGCATCGTGAGCCAGCACAGCTCCTGTGACGTGCACG GTGGGGGCATCTCGAGCTATGCGGACAACCCCTCCAGTGCCGGCCAGAGTCTGGTGGCATGCCTGGACCAGGCACTTCGGGACGTGCCCAAGGAGAGACATGTGGGCACGCCCCTCTACCTGGGAGCCACGGCGGGCATGCGCCTGCTCAA CCTGACCAGTCCGGAGGCTTCAGCCAACGTCCTCGCGGCCGTGACGCGGACGCTGGCCCAGTACCCCTTCGACTGCCGTGGTGCCCGCATCCTCTCgggccaggaggagggggtgTTTGGCTGGGTGACCGCCAACTACCTGCTGGAGAACTTCATCAAG ATCACCTTCGAGACGGCCAGTCCCGCGGAGGATCCCGCCAACGAGGTCCAGCTGCGGCTCTACGGCCACCACTACCGCGTCTACACCCAGAGCTTCCTCTGCTACGGCCGAGACCAGGTCCTCCGGAGGCTGCTGGCCAGTGCACTCCAG AGCCACGGCTTCCACCCCTGCTGGCCGAGGGGCTATTCCACTCACGTGCTGCTCCAGGACGTGTATGAGTCGCCGTGCACCGCAGCCCAGAGGCCCCAGACCTTCAACAGCAGCGCCAGGGTCAGAGTGTCGGGCAGAAGCGACCCCGCCCTGTGCCGCGGCCTCGTCTCCGAGCTCTTCAACGTCTCCTCCTGCCGCTTCTCTCGGTGTTCCTTCAACGGCGTCTTCCAGCCCCCTGTGACTGGGAGCTTTATC GCCTTCTCTGCTTTCTTCTACACGGTGGAGTTCCTGAGAACGGGGATGGGGCTGCCCGTGGCAACCCTGCAGCAGCTAGAGGCGGCCGCAGTCACCGTCTGCAACCAGTCATGGAGTGAG CTGCAGGCTCGAGCGCCAGGCAGGCAGGCCCACCTGCCCCACTACTGCGCCGGGGCCATGTTCGTGCAGCAGCTGCTAAGCCGTGGCTACGGCTTCGACGAACGCGCCTTCGGAGGCGTGACCTTCCAGAAGAAG GCCGGGGACACCGCGGTCGGCTGGGCGCTTGGCTACATGCTGAACCTGACCAACCTGATCCCCGCCGACCCGCCCGGGCTGCGCAAGGGCGCAGACTTCGGCTCCTGGGTcgtcctcctcctgctcttcgCCGCCATGCTCCTGGCCGCGGTCGTCCTTCTGGGGCTCCAGGCGCGCTCTTCTAAGGCGCCGAGCGCCATCTAG